AACCGTCAGAAGGCGTTCGACGCTCTTATGGCTCGGGACTGGTTGACGCTCGGTGAGGCCATTGAGGATGCGCATCTGCCCGTGGTCCTTGAGTCCGATACCCTTAGCCAAGGGGAAGAGCGTTTCCGAGAGATCTTGGCACTCGAGGGTGTAGTGCATGTAGATGTGGTGATGGTCGACTTTCAGGACGTAGAAGAATTTGAAGAGATGCCTCGGCGCAAGAAGAACAGGAGACCCGCATGACTATGGATCGACGAACCTTTTCCAAACTCGCCGCGATGAGCGTGGCGACCACCGCGGCAGCTCGGCTCGCACATGCCAAGGTGCCAGAAAACCCTTCGCAACGGGTCGATCCTAATGGCGTGACCTGGGCAAAGGCACCCTGTCGTTTCTGTGGCACTGGTTGTCATGTTCAAGTGGGTACCCGGTCTGGCAAGGTCGTCAGTATTGCCGGTGACGCCAAGGCTGAGGTCAACCGTGGGCTCGCCTGTGTCAAGGGCTATCATGTGGGGTTGATCCTCTATGGAAAAGACCGCCTGACACAACCGCTGCTCAAACAAGGCGACCGACACGTTCCTATTTCGTGGGAGCGGGCGATCGATGTGATCGCGCAGCGCATCATGGCAGACCCGAAGTCCTTTGCCTTCTACGGCAGCGGCCAATGGACGATTCCAGAAGGCTATGCCGCCCAGAAATTCATGAAAGGCGGTCTCTCAAACAACCATATCGATCCCAATGCGCGCCTCTGCATGGCATCGGCTGTGACTGGCTTCGTCAGTACGTATGGCGTGGATGAGCCTGCCGGCACATTCACCGACATCGACAAGGCGGACGTGGTGATCTGCTGGGGCAACAACCCGGCAGAGATGCACCCGGTCCTCTTCTCAAGACTGATCGACCGACGTGCCCGTGGCGAAAAGATCACCCTCATCGATATTGGCACGCGTCGCACCCGCACGACCGACCATGCGCAGCACTATCTGGAGTTTAAGCCGCACACGGACACAGCGATTGTCAATGGCATCGCCCACCTCCTGATCAAGAACGGGACCTGGGACAAGGAGTTTGTAGAGAAATTCTGCAATTTCCGAGCACCTTCGGATCCTCCCACCCTGAACGGGAAGGCTATTACCTTCGAGGAGTACAAGAAGTTCGTCGAGCCCTACACACCTGAGTATGTCGAAGAGTTAAGCGATGTTCCGGCCGCCGATATTCGGCTCCTGGGCGAGCTCTTTGGCAGGCGCGATCTCAAGATCACAAGCCTGTGGTGCATGGGTGTAAACCAGCACACGCAGGGCACCGCCATGAACCAAATGCTCCATGGTATCCACTTTCTAAGCGGGCATTTTGGCAAGCCTGGCGACTCCCCGACGAGCCTGACCGGCCAGCCCTCAGCGTGTGGAACGGTTCGAGAGGTCGGCACACTCGCGCACGCGCTTCCTGGTGGCCGTGTGGTCGCCGATGAGCAACATCGCAAGGATGCCGAGGATATCTGGAACGTCAAACCTGGCTCAATCGACCCGAAACCTGGCTACCATACCGTGTTGATGTGGGAGAAGTTCTCTACTCCCAAAGAGCAAGGTGGGGATATTTCGACCATCTGGGTACAGGTGACCAACCCGGGCCAGACGCTACCCAACCTCAACAAGCTCTTTCATCCATCACGCAAGCTGAAGGACAAGTTCCTTATCGTCTCCGATGTGTACCCAACGGCGACCACCAAAGACGCGGATCTTATCTTGCCATCGGCCCTCTGGGTCGAAAAGAACGGCATGACCGGGAACTCGGAGCGCCGCACCCAGCAATGGTTCAAGATGGTGGAGCCTCCGGGCCAGGCCCGAGACGATGTTTGGCAAACGCTCGCTGTGGCGCGCCGGCTCTTTGATCTCGGGCATCCTGGGATGAAAGATCGCGATGGAAACTTCATCTTCGACATGAAGGATGAGAGCGGCAAGAGCGTGCCCGTCTGGGATTTTAGGCGTTTCTATGACGTCAATGTGGATGAGCAACTTTTCAACGAGTACCGCAAATTCACACCTTACAAGCATAAGAACCTTGCTCCCTATCAGGAGTATGTCAAAGCCCGAGGACTCCGCTGGCCCGTGGTCGAACAGTCAGATGGTTCTTGGCGCGAGACGCAGTTTCGCTTCACCGAGTTTGATGACCCCTTCGTGAAGAAGGGAGCTGGAATCCAGTTCTATCATTCGGTGACTAAGGACGACCGCGCCCAGATCTGGTTCAATCCATACATGCCTCCACCGGAGTCACCTGATGCGGACTATCCGTTATGGCTATGTACCGGTCGGGTGATCGAGCATTGGCATAGCGGTACCATGACCATGCGCGTAGGGCCGTTGCGGCGTTCGATGCCGCAGGCTTATGTGGAGGTGAACCGTGACGATGCACAAAAGCTCGGAATTCGTGATGGAGAGGTTGTGGTCGTAGAGTCTAGGCGTGGATCTGTGGAGCTGCCGGTTTGGATCGATGGGCGAGGGAAGCCGCCAAAAGGATCTGTTTTTGTACCGTTCTTCGACGAGCGCATCATGATCAACAACGTAACCCTGGATGCACACGACCCGTTCTCGAAGCAGCCAGACTACAAGAAATGTGCGGTCCGGCTGCGCCGGAAGGGAGCCTAAGGCCTATGGACGCCTATACCGCCAGAAAGGCTCTGAATGTGGGATTGCTGATCGTGATGGCCGTGGCGGCCGTTGGTTTCTTTATTGGTACTCGACAGGGTGTTGAAGTCACCGGCTATACGTGGTTCGTCGAGCCGGAGAAAAAGCCTGAGAGAGAGTATCCGCCGGCTCTGAGTTATTCGGAGCGTATGGAGTCTCCGCAACGCATGAACCCGGGCCTACATAGTAATTTTGATGTACTCAGTGCTCAACCTATTCCAGAAGGTGAGGGTGATGCCACCGACCCCGCATTGCGTGAGGCTGCTCGTCTGGTGCGGGCTGAGGGACGTGCCTACGAAGGCGCACCGCCCACCGTGCCTCATCCTATCGACCATTCAGGGGATGCTGCGTGTTTGGTTTGTCACCAAAGTGGGATGCGGATTGCCGGGCGACGGGCACCTGCGATGAGTCATTCAACTTACACCAACTGTACTCAATGCCATGTCGAGCGTGAGGCAAATCTTCCTTTCGAGGAGTTGAATCCTGACGCTATTCCCTTGGATTCGAGTTTTGAGGGGTTTCGACCGGCACGGGAAGGAGAGCGTGTTTGGGATGGAGCGCCGCCACAGATGCCGCATACCACACGCATGCGTGAAAATTGTGCCAGCTGTCATGGCCCTCACGGCCCCGAAGGCTTGAGAACCACACATCCAGAGCGACAAAGCTGCACGCAATGCCACGCTCCTAAGGCAGACTTCAATCAATTCCCAACCTCGGAGACCGATGAGTTCTGGCGATGACAAGCTGAGCAGACGCGAGCTCTTCGCGAAGCTTCGGCCAGAGAAGAAGCCCAGAAGCGCTGATTACGAAGAGGTCGCACAGACACCTGCAGCGCTGCCAGAGTCGAACTTTGATCTCCTCGGCCTCCTCCAGCGCATTGAAGGTAATCAGGACCGCACCGTCAAAAGTCGCGTTATGCCCGTCTTGCGCCCACCCGGAGCGATCGACGAGACGACTTTCCTGGCCGAATGTACCCGCTGTTTGGCCTGCATCGAAGCCTGCCCTTACGACGCGATAGGACTCGCCGGCCCGCAGCTGCGTGGGGCCGAAGGGACGCCAGTCCTGCACCCTTTGCAGAGCCCCTGCAAGATGTGCCCGGACACACCGTGTATCACCGCATGTCAAACGCCGCGTGAAACAGGAATTCAACCCTCGGGGGTTCTCGTCGCTGGGCGCGGATTTCACATGGGTAAGGCGAGCATCAAAACCTCGGACTGCCTCGCCTATCAGGGAGGGTTCTGCTCTACATGCGCCGAGCGCTGCCCGGTGTCAGGTGCTATCGAGGTGAACATGGGTAAGCCAAAGATTGTCCCCAATTTATGTACAGGCTGTGGCATCTGCCATCACGTCTGCCCAGCGCCATGGAACGCTATCATCCTAATGCCCGAACTGATGCGCCCCCCTCGTGAGATAAAACCATGAAACTCCCAGACGTCCACCAGGCAATTCTCGATCAAGAGACACTGAGCGCCTATTTCCTAGATCTCGATCAGGCAGCTCAAGTACTCGAGGTACGCGCCAAAGGGCATGAAGCCCTTCGCGCAAATGAGTCCACCTTGGATCTCTTGAGAGGACGTGTTCTCTTCGAAGGAAAAGACGTCGCAAGCCTCCAAATACGCTATAACTTTGAAGGTATTGAGTGGTGGGACACTTTGAGCTGGATCGCAGGAGAGATACGGCTAGTCAGAATCGGGCATGACTGGAGTGAGATTGAAGAATCAACCTCTACCTAAGGACCTTTGCTACAAGATGGATTAGTGTCTCGATCGAATAGGGTTTAGGCATGAACCCTGCGAGTTTCAGCTCGGAAATTGTAGCCGGTGCGTCCGTAAAGCCACTGGATCCAATGATCGGAATCCTCGGGTTTATCGCTCTCATTGCAGCAATTGTCGAAGGGCCATCCATGATCGGCATGGCCATGTCTGTGATCACGAGGGTCATTTGGTCGAGATGATCTGCGAAGTGTACTAATGCCTCAGCGCCGTTTGCTGCCGTAAGCACACGATAGCCGTGTTGTTTGAGTATATGCTCGAGCATCTCTCGAATGGGCGGCTCGTCATCAACTACCAAGATCAACTGGCCATCACCATGCGGAAGGAAAACCTCGCCAGTTGGAGGTTGGTCCGTAGCCGTTGAATCGCTGACCGGGAGTAGGACTTCGAAGACTGTTCCTCGGCCTTGAGTAGAGTGGACGCTGATTTCGCCTTCGTGATTCTTAACTATGGTATGAGTCGCCGCAAGCCCAAGCCCCGTGCCCTTTCCAGGTGGCTTTGTTGTGAAGAATGGCTCAAAAATCCGCTCCGCCACATCTGGAGCCATTCCGCTTCCGGTGTCTTGGACTCGCAATTTGATATACGCGCCCGCTTCCAGCCCCACCGAAAAATAAGCCCGAAGTTTATCAACGTCTGTATTCTCAATCGCTATCGTTATCTCACCACCCTGTGGCATGGCATCTCTCGCATTGACCACCAGATTGAGAAGAACCTGGTGAAGCTGCGACGGGTCTCCCTCGACTCGCCAAGTCTGTTCTGGGACTTCGACCTTGAGTTCAATAGACTTCGGGAATGTCTCACGAATAACCTTCGAGATGTCGTCAACAATATCACGCATGTCGATGGCGACTTTCGCACCTGGTGTCCCTCTCGCAAAAGTCAATAACTGCTTGACCAGTTCGGTACCACGGTGCGCACACGACTCGATCACCTCGGCGAATCGAGTCATCTCGTCTAGACTTTCAACCTCTTGCATCAATTGGGTGGAAAAGACGATAGGTGTGAAAATGTTGTTGAGGTCGTGAGCCACCCCTCCAGCAAGTGTTCCCACGCTCTCGAGGCGTTGAGACCGCAGGAGTTGTTCTTCGAGTTCCTTTTGCCTTGTGCGATCCGAGACTCCACCCACGACGCGCTGGATTTCGCCTTCCGTGTTTCGGATGATCAGCGCACGGTCCACCACACTGGCATAGGTGCCGTCGCTCTTGAGACACCTGTACTCCACACTCCAGCGAGATTGACTCCCTCGGTATATCGCTTGAATTCCATTCTTGATGCGCTCAATATCTTCTGGATGAATGCGCTTGAACCATTGTCCTGATCTATAGTTGGACAGGTCTTCGTCAGGCAAAAGCCCAAACGTGCGAACAAATTCGTCGTTCCACCACATCGTATCGCTCTCAGCGTCCCAGTCCCAGATCGCGTCACTTGATGCATTGCTGAAACGACGTGAGTTCGGGAGGGCACACTTCGAGATAGTTGATGCCGACGGCCGAATAGTTGGCCGCAAGTCCATTGGTGCTCCCGAACTCCGTCCAGCGATGGTTCACGAATTCAATGGTGCCCATATCGGAAAGCAGCGCTGCGATATGCGGGATCGCGTCGAGAAAGTTCTGGGGTGAAATTTGCATAGTTGTCTGCCCTCACGCAGACCCTGATTCTCTCAGGTCAAGTACTCGGAGAAAAGATCTGGATCATATCGAAACACGAAGCTTTCGATTCGTGTCAAATAGCTCTGGCGCGGGGATATGATCTCAGTCATATACGGATACAAGTGAAAATGATAATCAGTATCAATATCAGTTGCTCGAGTGACTAGGTGATGAAGTGAAACCAACAATGGACCTAAGCGAAGCCCTACAAAGTGCGTTTCCATTCAGGCGCCCCCTCTTACCGTGGGCTGGCTATCGTCTGATCGAGCAAAGCTCGATTGAGGACGTTTGGAATGCGGCTTTGTGTGAGCTAGGGCAAAGTGACCGACCCAATCGGCGCACGATTTATATCCATATCCCATTCTGTGCAAATCATTGTCTTTTTTGTGGTTTTTACAAGAATAGGGCGCAAGAAAACCGCATGGAAGGCTATGTAGACCGACTAATCCGGGAGATGGAACGTCAGGCTCATGGACTCTCCGAGGGAGGACTTGTGCACGCGGTTTATCTCGGTGGAGGAACGCCCACAGCGTTGGGGGCGGACGAACTCTTTGAAGTGGTCTCGGCTATACGTAGGCTCTTTCCTCTTGCGAATGATTGTGAAATCACCGTGGAGGGAAGGGTGATTCACTTCACAGAAGAAAAGATTGAGGCAGCTCTAGAAGGGGGAGTAAATCGTTTCTCAATTGGTGTGCAGTCGTTCGACACCTTGGTTCGCAACAAGCAAGGACGCCGCTCTAGCCGTAAAGAGGTGCTCATGTTCCTCGAATCCCTTTTGGCACGGGACCGAGCAACCGTCGTCTTCGACCTCATGTTTGGTCTGCCACTTCAAACACGCCAGGTTTGGATGGACGACTTAGAGACTGCAATCGCGTTGAAACCTGATGGGATTGATATCTATTCGCTCGCACTTTTTCCCGGAACACCGCTTTTCAAGGCGATCAAACAAGGTTCCATTGAGCCCGGTGCTTCACGTCAAGAATTGGGCGAGTTCTATGCCATGGGTGTGGAATCACTATCAAAAGCAGGATGGCTGCATCTCTCAAACTCGCATTTTGCCAGCGGTACGCGAGAGAGAAATCGATACAATATCATGATCAAAGAAGGAGCTGAAACGCTTGGGTTCGGCTCAGGCGCGGGAGGGGCCATCGGTAGGTACAGCTATCAAAGAGATGCTGATCTCGACGCTTGGTCAACAAGTGTGGACGCAAACACCTCCACAATCTCACAACTTTCGATCGCGGACGAAAATGAATCGACACGGGCGATGATCACTGGACAGTTGGAGCAAGGTCGCCTCGACCTGACAAGTGTGATGCGACTCAGACCTGTGCAACTTCAACTCGCCAAAAAATTGGAGGAGTTCGCTGGAAAGAATCTCATCACCAACCCAGAACCTAGGACTGCGCTTACTCTGGCTGGACGGTATTGGAGCACCAATATTCGCGGAGAAATTCTCCAAATCCTTAACATGGAATAGACACATGACAACGACACAAACAACACTTGCACAACATCTTACATCACACTTTGATACGGTACTCGAAGTCGTCGCCAAGGAGTTTGACACGACACTGCTTGAAACACTTCGCAACCTGCCTCCAGGCTTTGCAACGGAGCGAGCTGGAGAGCACTTCGTCGATGTGCTCAGATCGATTGCAACATGGGGGATAGTGACCACGATTGTGCACACCGAAGATATCATCGCTGAATTTGTAGGAGAGTTTCCTGATGGTTCCATGGGAAGAGGATTCTACAATCTAAAGGCTGAGACAGGATTGACCGGGCATCTTCGCCCCGAGCGATGTG
This Microvenator marinus DNA region includes the following protein-coding sequences:
- a CDS encoding 4Fe-4S dicluster domain-containing protein, producing the protein MSSGDDKLSRRELFAKLRPEKKPRSADYEEVAQTPAALPESNFDLLGLLQRIEGNQDRTVKSRVMPVLRPPGAIDETTFLAECTRCLACIEACPYDAIGLAGPQLRGAEGTPVLHPLQSPCKMCPDTPCITACQTPRETGIQPSGVLVAGRGFHMGKASIKTSDCLAYQGGFCSTCAERCPVSGAIEVNMGKPKIVPNLCTGCGICHHVCPAPWNAIILMPELMRPPREIKP
- a CDS encoding molybdopterin-dependent oxidoreductase codes for the protein MTMDRRTFSKLAAMSVATTAAARLAHAKVPENPSQRVDPNGVTWAKAPCRFCGTGCHVQVGTRSGKVVSIAGDAKAEVNRGLACVKGYHVGLILYGKDRLTQPLLKQGDRHVPISWERAIDVIAQRIMADPKSFAFYGSGQWTIPEGYAAQKFMKGGLSNNHIDPNARLCMASAVTGFVSTYGVDEPAGTFTDIDKADVVICWGNNPAEMHPVLFSRLIDRRARGEKITLIDIGTRRTRTTDHAQHYLEFKPHTDTAIVNGIAHLLIKNGTWDKEFVEKFCNFRAPSDPPTLNGKAITFEEYKKFVEPYTPEYVEELSDVPAADIRLLGELFGRRDLKITSLWCMGVNQHTQGTAMNQMLHGIHFLSGHFGKPGDSPTSLTGQPSACGTVREVGTLAHALPGGRVVADEQHRKDAEDIWNVKPGSIDPKPGYHTVLMWEKFSTPKEQGGDISTIWVQVTNPGQTLPNLNKLFHPSRKLKDKFLIVSDVYPTATTKDADLILPSALWVEKNGMTGNSERRTQQWFKMVEPPGQARDDVWQTLAVARRLFDLGHPGMKDRDGNFIFDMKDESGKSVPVWDFRRFYDVNVDEQLFNEYRKFTPYKHKNLAPYQEYVKARGLRWPVVEQSDGSWRETQFRFTEFDDPFVKKGAGIQFYHSVTKDDRAQIWFNPYMPPPESPDADYPLWLCTGRVIEHWHSGTMTMRVGPLRRSMPQAYVEVNRDDAQKLGIRDGEVVVVESRRGSVELPVWIDGRGKPPKGSVFVPFFDERIMINNVTLDAHDPFSKQPDYKKCAVRLRRKGA
- the hutW gene encoding heme anaerobic degradation radical SAM methyltransferase ChuW/HutW, which translates into the protein MKPTMDLSEALQSAFPFRRPLLPWAGYRLIEQSSIEDVWNAALCELGQSDRPNRRTIYIHIPFCANHCLFCGFYKNRAQENRMEGYVDRLIREMERQAHGLSEGGLVHAVYLGGGTPTALGADELFEVVSAIRRLFPLANDCEITVEGRVIHFTEEKIEAALEGGVNRFSIGVQSFDTLVRNKQGRRSSRKEVLMFLESLLARDRATVVFDLMFGLPLQTRQVWMDDLETAIALKPDGIDIYSLALFPGTPLFKAIKQGSIEPGASRQELGEFYAMGVESLSKAGWLHLSNSHFASGTRERNRYNIMIKEGAETLGFGSGAGGAIGRYSYQRDADLDAWSTSVDANTSTISQLSIADENESTRAMITGQLEQGRLDLTSVMRLRPVQLQLAKKLEEFAGKNLITNPEPRTALTLAGRYWSTNIRGEILQILNME
- the hutX gene encoding heme utilization cystosolic carrier protein HutX; this encodes MTTTQTTLAQHLTSHFDTVLEVVAKEFDTTLLETLRNLPPGFATERAGEHFVDVLRSIATWGIVTTIVHTEDIIAEFVGEFPDGSMGRGFYNLKAETGLTGHLRPERCDKIVFLERPFMGLPTASVLFINREGGAMFKIFLRRNEARELAPEQLRAFRDLAERVK
- a CDS encoding hybrid sensor histidine kinase/response regulator, whose protein sequence is MWWNDEFVRTFGLLPDEDLSNYRSGQWFKRIHPEDIERIKNGIQAIYRGSQSRWSVEYRCLKSDGTYASVVDRALIIRNTEGEIQRVVGGVSDRTRQKELEEQLLRSQRLESVGTLAGGVAHDLNNIFTPIVFSTQLMQEVESLDEMTRFAEVIESCAHRGTELVKQLLTFARGTPGAKVAIDMRDIVDDISKVIRETFPKSIELKVEVPEQTWRVEGDPSQLHQVLLNLVVNARDAMPQGGEITIAIENTDVDKLRAYFSVGLEAGAYIKLRVQDTGSGMAPDVAERIFEPFFTTKPPGKGTGLGLAATHTIVKNHEGEISVHSTQGRGTVFEVLLPVSDSTATDQPPTGEVFLPHGDGQLILVVDDEPPIREMLEHILKQHGYRVLTAANGAEALVHFADHLDQMTLVITDMAMPIMDGPSTIAAMRAINPRIPIIGSSGFTDAPATISELKLAGFMPKPYSIETLIHLVAKVLR